A genomic window from Mesosutterella faecium includes:
- a CDS encoding LysR family transcriptional regulator, with amino-acid sequence MAVDITDNLLVWKVIDAVSRTGSLTGAAIELGLELPHVSRLVSQLESAMGVSMLERTSKPVRLSEFADKQLPLIRRMIRISEQIEREAECCRHANPSVRIRFGLATVLLARHVLEMLRSYEAGHPGTRVEVKPDNSLDSLFKGKADIVYLYGHADNPLLYELPCVRCANCLVATPAYLKRRGTPLRVEDLARHTLLLSQRSDVPATSRLICGSEEFSLDSLEHWVFDPRSGRRELIGRAGGPGPEKRSSDEYVSYAAVMNDQGIAVDIPLSFLEPRLKAGLLVPVLPGWHRPV; translated from the coding sequence GTGGCCGTAGACATTACTGACAATCTCCTGGTCTGGAAAGTGATCGACGCCGTGTCCCGCACCGGCTCGCTCACCGGCGCGGCAATTGAGCTCGGCCTGGAGCTCCCGCATGTTTCCAGGCTTGTCTCCCAGCTTGAGTCCGCGATGGGGGTGAGCATGCTCGAGCGCACGTCAAAGCCCGTCCGGCTGTCCGAGTTTGCGGACAAGCAGCTTCCCCTCATCCGCCGCATGATCCGGATTTCCGAGCAGATTGAAAGGGAGGCGGAGTGCTGCCGGCATGCGAATCCGTCCGTGCGCATACGCTTCGGGCTTGCCACGGTGCTGCTGGCCCGGCATGTGCTCGAGATGCTGCGCAGCTACGAAGCCGGACACCCCGGAACCCGGGTCGAGGTGAAGCCCGACAACTCGCTCGACTCCCTCTTCAAGGGAAAGGCCGACATTGTTTATCTATACGGCCATGCAGACAATCCGCTGCTCTATGAGCTGCCGTGCGTGCGCTGCGCGAACTGCCTCGTCGCGACGCCGGCCTACCTGAAGCGCCGCGGCACGCCCCTGCGGGTGGAGGATCTCGCGCGCCACACGCTGCTGCTTTCGCAGCGCAGCGACGTGCCGGCGACCTCGAGGCTGATCTGCGGCAGCGAGGAATTTTCCCTTGACTCGCTCGAGCACTGGGTCTTCGACCCCCGCAGCGGGCGCCGGGAGCTGATCGGCCGGGCCGGCGGGCCGGGGCCGGAAAAGCGCAGCAGCGACGAGTACGTGAGCTATGCCGCCGTCATGAACGATCAGGGCATTGCGGTCGACATTCCCCTCAGCTTTCTTGAGCCCAGGCTGAAGGCGGGGCTTCTGGTGCCCGTGCTGCCGGGCTGGCACCGGCC